The Saccharopolyspora gloriosae genome window below encodes:
- a CDS encoding alpha-amylase family glycosyl hydrolase: MNAPVGDSAAAAVAPWWRDAVFYRVDLRSFADANGDGVGDLDGARLRLGYLELLGVDALWLTALTASPLTDPERGRGVDPVLGELESFESLVDEAHAAGLRVAIDVTAQRDLVDRIGTDGHEVFATSVRFWLDRGVDALRVAVAPGAGEPAGAAVREVLAELSPIAADYPGRGIGVLIDESWFDGYDDHDGWDIGIDLRLGRTLFDAAELREVITRMLASAEMLGVPAVWVVTGEDRMHPVTRFGGGATGEARARALALVSLGLPGIVGLDTGEELGLPSAGGARSASPARGPMPWEGEEPSFGFSPVPGGWWPMSVEWAPYTVEAQLEDPDSTLSLYRRALELRKEHPALRGDQVSWFGAPPGCFAFRREPGELTCALNASAESVTLPPGEVLLASGALEGDRLPPNTAVWLI, from the coding sequence ATGAACGCACCGGTGGGGGACTCGGCAGCGGCGGCCGTCGCGCCTTGGTGGCGCGACGCCGTCTTCTACCGGGTCGACCTGCGCTCGTTCGCCGACGCCAACGGTGACGGCGTGGGAGATCTCGACGGCGCGCGGCTGCGCCTCGGGTACCTGGAGCTGCTCGGCGTGGACGCGCTGTGGCTCACGGCGCTGACCGCGAGCCCGCTGACCGATCCGGAACGCGGTCGCGGCGTCGACCCCGTGCTCGGCGAGCTGGAGTCGTTCGAGTCGCTGGTGGACGAGGCGCACGCCGCGGGCCTGCGGGTCGCGATCGACGTGACCGCGCAGCGCGACCTCGTCGACCGGATCGGCACCGACGGGCACGAGGTGTTCGCGACGTCGGTGCGGTTCTGGCTGGACCGCGGCGTGGACGCCCTGCGCGTCGCGGTGGCGCCCGGCGCGGGCGAACCCGCGGGCGCCGCGGTGCGCGAGGTGCTGGCCGAGCTCTCGCCCATCGCGGCGGACTACCCGGGGCGCGGCATCGGGGTGCTCATCGACGAGTCGTGGTTCGACGGGTACGACGACCACGACGGCTGGGACATCGGCATCGATCTGCGGCTGGGCCGCACGTTGTTCGACGCGGCGGAGCTGCGCGAGGTCATCACCCGGATGCTCGCCTCGGCGGAGATGCTGGGCGTGCCCGCGGTGTGGGTCGTGACCGGTGAGGACCGGATGCACCCGGTGACGCGGTTCGGCGGTGGCGCCACCGGCGAGGCGCGGGCTCGGGCGCTGGCCCTGGTCTCGCTGGGCCTGCCGGGCATCGTCGGGCTGGACACCGGCGAGGAGCTGGGCCTGCCCAGCGCCGGCGGCGCGCGCTCCGCGTCGCCCGCGCGCGGCCCCATGCCGTGGGAGGGCGAGGAACCGTCGTTCGGCTTCTCACCGGTGCCGGGCGGCTGGTGGCCGATGTCGGTGGAGTGGGCCCCGTACACCGTGGAGGCCCAGCTGGAAGACCCGGACTCGACGTTGTCGCTGTACCGGCGCGCGCTGGAGCTCCGCAAGGAGCACCCGGCGCTGCGCGGTGACCAGGTGTCGTGGTTCGGCGCCCCGCCCGGGTGCTTCGCGTTCCGCCGGGAACCGGGCGAGCTCACCTGCGCGTTGAACGCGTCGGCGGAATCGGTGACGCTGCCGCCGGGCGAAGTGCTGCTCGCCAGCGGAGCGCTGGAGGGCGACCGGCTGCCGCCGAACACCGCGGTGTGGCTCATCTGA
- a CDS encoding globin, whose translation MERVSAPETFYDQVGGEPTFHFIVARFYEEVAKDELLRPLYPEEDLGPAEERLRLFLMQYWGGPHTYSDRRGHPRLRMRHAPFKVGPAERDAWLRCMRIAVDEAELDDEHRRQLWQYLEMAAQSMMNSWF comes from the coding sequence ATGGAACGCGTGAGCGCACCGGAGACCTTCTACGACCAAGTCGGCGGCGAACCCACCTTCCACTTCATCGTGGCCCGGTTCTACGAGGAGGTGGCCAAGGACGAGCTGCTGCGCCCGCTGTACCCCGAGGAGGACCTCGGACCCGCCGAGGAGCGGCTGCGGCTGTTCCTGATGCAGTACTGGGGCGGGCCGCACACCTATTCGGACCGTCGGGGACACCCCCGGCTGCGGATGCGGCACGCACCGTTCAAGGTGGGCCCTGCGGAGCGGGACGCGTGGCTGCGCTGCATGCGGATCGCGGTGGACGAGGCCGAGCTCGACGACGAGCATCGCCGGCAGCTCTGGCAGTACTTGGAGATGGCAGCGCAGAGCATGATGAATTCGTGGTTCTAG
- a CDS encoding mechanosensitive ion channel family protein, translating into MTPPLLTQPDCVRDEGSWCETVYSWTDNHWLAMYSDLLIAKPLNILMIVIIAFLARYFVHRTISRLTRGSGGKTPKLLVPLKERRSEAAGMALLSERRVQRARTIGSVLKSLASFVIFGLALMYVLKSLGIELGPILASAGVLGVAVAFGAQNLVRDFLSGMFMMVEDQYGVGDIVDLGEATGTVEAVGLRVTTLRDLNGTVWYVRNGEILRVGNSSQGFAVAVVDFPISHTSSVEKAMEVATRVATEAASREPLSKDVMDPPEMLGVDQITSDTITLRLTVKVRPSTQWAVQRRLRVAIKRAYDDEDIQPPYPNGRPQIDSAQV; encoded by the coding sequence ATGACACCCCCTCTGTTAACCCAGCCCGACTGCGTCCGGGACGAAGGAAGCTGGTGCGAGACCGTCTACTCCTGGACGGACAACCACTGGCTGGCGATGTACTCGGACCTGCTCATCGCCAAGCCGCTGAACATCTTGATGATCGTCATCATCGCGTTCCTGGCCCGCTACTTCGTGCACCGCACGATCTCCCGGCTGACCAGGGGCAGCGGCGGCAAGACGCCGAAGCTGCTGGTGCCGCTGAAGGAGCGCCGTAGCGAAGCCGCCGGGATGGCGCTGCTCTCGGAGCGCCGCGTGCAGCGCGCCCGCACGATCGGGTCGGTGCTCAAGTCGCTGGCCTCGTTCGTGATCTTCGGCCTCGCGCTGATGTACGTGCTGAAGTCCCTGGGCATCGAGCTCGGCCCGATCCTGGCCTCCGCCGGGGTGCTCGGCGTCGCGGTGGCGTTCGGCGCGCAGAACCTGGTCCGGGACTTCCTGTCCGGGATGTTCATGATGGTCGAGGACCAGTACGGCGTGGGCGACATCGTCGACCTCGGCGAGGCCACCGGCACCGTCGAGGCCGTCGGGCTGCGGGTCACCACGCTGCGCGACCTCAACGGGACCGTCTGGTACGTGCGCAACGGCGAGATCCTGCGCGTCGGCAACTCCAGCCAGGGCTTCGCCGTGGCCGTCGTGGACTTCCCGATCTCGCACACGAGCTCCGTGGAGAAGGCGATGGAGGTCGCCACCCGGGTCGCCACCGAAGCCGCCTCCAGGGAGCCGCTGTCCAAGGACGTGATGGACCCGCCGGAGATGCTGGGCGTGGACCAGATCACCTCCGACACGATCACGCTGCGCCTGACCGTGAAGGTGCGGCCCAGCACCCAGTGGGCGGTGCAGCGCAGGCTCCGCGTGGCGATCAAGCGGGCCTACGACGACGAGGACATCCAGCCGCCCTACCCGAACGGACGGCCGCAGATCGACTCGGCCCAGGTATGA
- a CDS encoding prolyl oligopeptidase family serine peptidase: MTKVQPPLSYPPAERADTVDDLHGRRVPDPYRGLEDPADPRTESWSAAQDEFARARLDELPGRAEIAQRLTSLLAAGSVSAPVWRAGRAFFTRRAPGQEFPVLYLRDDDGSERPLLDVTELDPSGLTTLDRWSPSLEGDRLAYQVSVGGDEESLLYVLDVTTGELVEGPIDRCRYSSISWMPGGAEFFYVRRLPPEAVPAGEEQFHRRVWRHQVGNHPDDDLLVHGDGLEHTFYYDARVSRDGRWLLIHGSPGTARRDSMWIADLSAGGELRQVIDTSEGIRASAWVERDGRLYVQTTLDAPRWRLCVTDPETPEPAHWQELIPEEPDSVLEAVRWFDDGTDDPKLAVLRTRHAVSDLALHDPVTGERTDEVPLPGTGQITALTAVDEDTEGDRDRLWIGWTDFATPPCVQLYTRASGTTRQDRRAPGAAELPEVHTSQVEYTSKDGTTVRMFLLTPTAEPDQPRPAMVTGYGGFSLSMEPSYSPTALAWVAAGGVWALPSLRGGGEEGEQWHRAGMRESKQNVFDDFHAAAEHLVATGWSSPQQLAITGGSNGGLLVGAALTQRPDLYRAVVCSAPLLDMVRYEKFLLGRTWNEEYGTADDPAELDWLLSYSPYHAVTEGTAYPSVLFTVYESDTRVDPNHARKMCAALQHATASDLARRPVLLRRETEVGHSARSVSRTVGLATDQIAFLAEATGLPLA; this comes from the coding sequence GTGACGAAGGTTCAGCCGCCCCTGTCCTATCCGCCCGCCGAACGCGCCGACACGGTCGACGACCTGCACGGCAGGCGGGTTCCCGACCCGTACCGAGGTCTTGAGGACCCGGCCGACCCGCGCACCGAGTCGTGGTCGGCCGCGCAGGACGAGTTCGCGCGGGCGCGACTCGACGAGCTCCCCGGCCGCGCGGAGATCGCGCAGCGCCTGACGTCCCTGCTGGCGGCCGGGTCGGTGTCGGCCCCGGTGTGGCGCGCCGGACGGGCGTTCTTCACCCGCCGCGCGCCGGGGCAGGAGTTCCCGGTGCTGTACCTGCGCGACGACGACGGTTCCGAGCGGCCGCTGCTCGACGTCACCGAGCTGGACCCGTCCGGCCTGACGACCCTGGACCGCTGGTCGCCGAGCCTGGAGGGCGACCGGCTGGCCTACCAGGTGTCGGTCGGCGGCGACGAGGAGTCGCTGCTGTACGTGCTGGACGTGACCACCGGTGAGCTGGTCGAGGGCCCGATCGACCGCTGCCGCTACTCGTCGATCTCCTGGATGCCGGGCGGCGCCGAGTTCTTCTACGTGCGGCGGCTGCCCCCGGAAGCGGTGCCCGCGGGCGAGGAGCAGTTCCACCGCCGGGTGTGGCGCCACCAGGTCGGCAACCACCCCGACGACGACCTGCTGGTCCACGGCGACGGCCTGGAGCACACCTTCTACTACGACGCCCGCGTGTCGCGCGACGGCCGCTGGCTGCTGATCCACGGCAGTCCGGGCACCGCCCGGCGGGATTCGATGTGGATCGCGGACCTGTCCGCGGGCGGCGAGCTCCGCCAGGTCATCGACACCTCGGAGGGCATCCGGGCCTCGGCGTGGGTGGAGCGCGACGGCAGGCTGTACGTGCAGACCACGCTGGACGCGCCGCGCTGGCGGCTGTGCGTCACCGACCCCGAGACCCCCGAGCCGGCGCACTGGCAGGAGCTGATCCCGGAGGAACCGGACTCGGTGCTGGAGGCGGTGCGCTGGTTCGACGACGGCACCGACGACCCGAAGCTCGCGGTGCTGCGCACCAGGCACGCGGTCTCCGACCTGGCGCTGCACGACCCCGTCACGGGCGAGCGCACCGACGAGGTGCCGCTGCCCGGCACCGGTCAGATCACGGCGCTGACCGCGGTGGACGAGGACACCGAGGGCGACCGGGACCGGCTGTGGATCGGCTGGACCGACTTCGCCACCCCGCCGTGCGTGCAGCTCTACACGCGGGCCTCCGGCACGACCCGGCAGGATCGGCGCGCTCCCGGCGCGGCGGAGCTGCCGGAGGTGCACACCTCGCAGGTCGAGTACACCTCGAAGGACGGCACCACCGTCCGGATGTTCCTGCTCACGCCCACCGCGGAACCCGATCAGCCGCGACCGGCGATGGTCACCGGCTACGGCGGGTTCTCGCTGTCGATGGAGCCCTCCTACTCCCCCACCGCGCTGGCCTGGGTCGCCGCGGGCGGAGTGTGGGCGCTGCCGTCGCTGCGCGGCGGCGGCGAGGAAGGCGAGCAGTGGCACCGCGCGGGCATGCGCGAGAGCAAGCAGAACGTCTTCGACGACTTCCACGCCGCGGCCGAACACCTGGTCGCCACCGGGTGGAGCTCACCGCAGCAGCTGGCGATCACCGGCGGCTCCAACGGCGGCCTGCTCGTGGGGGCGGCGCTGACGCAGCGCCCGGACCTCTACCGCGCGGTGGTGTGCTCGGCTCCGCTGCTGGACATGGTGCGCTACGAGAAGTTCCTGCTGGGCCGCACCTGGAACGAGGAGTACGGCACCGCTGACGACCCGGCGGAGCTGGACTGGCTGCTGTCGTACTCGCCGTACCACGCGGTGACCGAGGGCACCGCCTACCCGTCGGTGCTGTTCACCGTCTACGAGTCGGACACGCGGGTGGATCCGAACCACGCGCGCAAGATGTGCGCGGCGCTGCAGCACGCGACCGCTTCCGACCTCGCACGACGTCCCGTGCTGCTGCGCAGGGAGACCGAGGTAGGACATTCCGCCCGTTCCGTTTCGCGTACGGTAGGCCTGGCGACCGACCAGATCGCCTTCCTAGCGGAGGCTACCGGGCTCCCCCTCGCCTGA
- a CDS encoding HNH endonuclease: protein MHDRIPTPTGAATGLASRAALCRAPAQHCAQSGDPVPPWRKRRVLLLNTTFEPLTALPLRRAIVLLVCGKAEVVHGDSAGMTLHSATSSHEVPSVIRLSNFVRVPYRGRVPLTRSALMHRDGHRCVYCGVRAETIDHVVPRSRGGPHAWENCVACCTKCNHRKADKTLSELGWQLPVAPHAPRGRHWRLIAGLSETDPLWLPYLGESAA from the coding sequence GTGCACGACCGAATACCGACTCCGACAGGCGCGGCCACGGGGCTCGCGTCTCGGGCAGCGCTGTGCCGGGCACCGGCGCAGCACTGCGCGCAGTCGGGTGATCCGGTACCCCCGTGGCGCAAGCGGCGGGTGCTGTTGCTCAACACGACCTTCGAACCCCTGACCGCGCTTCCGCTGCGCAGGGCGATCGTGCTGCTGGTCTGCGGTAAGGCCGAGGTCGTCCACGGCGACTCGGCGGGCATGACGCTGCACTCGGCGACGAGCAGCCACGAAGTGCCGTCGGTGATCCGGCTGAGCAACTTCGTGCGGGTGCCGTACCGGGGGCGCGTTCCGCTCACCCGCTCCGCGCTGATGCACCGCGACGGGCATCGCTGCGTGTACTGCGGCGTTCGAGCCGAGACGATCGATCACGTGGTGCCCCGCAGCCGAGGTGGCCCGCACGCGTGGGAGAACTGCGTGGCGTGCTGCACCAAGTGCAACCACCGCAAGGCGGACAAGACGCTCAGCGAACTCGGCTGGCAGCTGCCGGTGGCTCCGCACGCGCCGCGCGGCAGGCACTGGCGGCTCATCGCGGGCTTGTCCGAGACCGATCCGCTGTGGTTGCCCTACCTGGGCGAGTCCGCGGCGTGA
- a CDS encoding DUF5130 family protein has translation MGTGEITGASRSGEQELAAGEAVTATGRLSIARRVKPEARHLPFSTGQLARLDEALTLSSRSTGLEFAIYLGDLGEQTRESAAALHANLGARAEEGVLLAVSPQQRAVEIVTGAESKRRVPDRSCQLALMTMVASFKEGELIDGLISALRMLSDAAGTQR, from the coding sequence GTGGGAACTGGTGAGATCACCGGCGCGAGCCGGTCCGGTGAGCAGGAACTGGCGGCGGGCGAGGCCGTGACGGCGACCGGGCGGCTCTCCATCGCCCGCCGGGTCAAGCCGGAGGCGCGGCACCTGCCGTTCAGCACCGGCCAGCTCGCCCGGCTCGACGAAGCGCTCACGCTCTCCAGCCGCAGCACCGGCCTGGAGTTCGCGATCTACCTCGGCGACCTCGGTGAGCAGACCCGCGAGTCCGCGGCGGCGCTGCACGCCAACCTGGGCGCGCGCGCCGAGGAGGGGGTGCTGCTGGCGGTGTCCCCGCAGCAGCGCGCCGTCGAGATCGTCACCGGCGCGGAGTCGAAGCGCCGCGTGCCGGACCGCAGCTGCCAGCTGGCCTTGATGACCATGGTCGCCTCCTTCAAGGAAGGCGAACTGATCGACGGCCTGATCAGCGCGCTGCGGATGCTCTCCGACGCGGCGGGCACCCAGCGCTGA
- the pepN gene encoding aminopeptidase N — translation MAPPNLTQDQAEQRAALLDVESYVIELDLSDGANGPDVRTFGSTTTVRFRSARTGASTWIDLMAAQVRGATLNGVELDVSGYAEDAGLALPDLAADNELVVRADLQYTNTGEGLHRFIDPVDGGVYLYSQFETADAKRMFTCFDQPDLKATYQITVHAPASWKVISNAPAEITGSGEHRTHVFETTKPMSTYLVALVAGPYAEWRDEFPGEDGQAPIPLGLYCRASLAEHLDVERLFTETKQGFAFYHKAFGVPYPFGKYDQCFVPEFNAGAMENAGCVTFLEDFVFRSKVTGYLYERRAETVLHEMAHMWFGDLVTMRWWDDLWLNESFATWASVLAQVGGTEYTSAWTTFASVEKSWAYRQDQLPSTHPVAADIPDLQAVEVNFDGITYAKGASVLKQLVAYVGLENFLAGLRVYFERHAWKNATLNDLLLALEEASGRDLSWWSAQWLQTTGLNMLRPRFTTDDEGRFTEFTVVQSGARPGAGEHRTHRLAIGVYDDDPATGKLVRTHRVELDVSDERTDVADLVGVHRGKLVLVNDDDLTYCTMRLDPESLATLIDRIGDVEQSLPRALCWSTAWEMTREAELKARDFVSLVLGRSAESGIGAESEIGVVQRVLLQTQTALASYADADWQPEGWNRFSTRVLELAQAAEPGSDHQLAFVNSLASSVLGAEHLEVVRGWLDGSAPLAGLAVDTDLRWLLLQALVAHGAADEAEIDAELEQDKTATGRRKAERARSLIPTPESKERAWQRAVHDDELPNAVSDSIIAGFQHPGQRELLVPYVERYFAEIDEVWQRRSSERAQPTVIGLFPSWAVRQSTVDAADAWLAAERPASLRRLVSEGRAGIVRALAAREFDRS, via the coding sequence GTGGCCCCGCCGAACCTCACCCAGGACCAAGCCGAACAGCGCGCGGCGCTGCTCGACGTCGAGTCCTACGTGATCGAACTGGACCTCTCCGACGGCGCGAACGGGCCGGACGTGCGGACCTTCGGTTCCACCACGACGGTGCGGTTCCGCAGCGCTCGAACGGGGGCCTCCACCTGGATCGACCTGATGGCCGCCCAGGTGCGCGGGGCCACGCTCAACGGGGTCGAGCTCGACGTGTCCGGCTACGCCGAGGACGCCGGGCTCGCGCTGCCGGACCTCGCCGCCGACAACGAACTCGTCGTGCGCGCCGACCTGCAGTACACCAACACCGGTGAGGGGCTGCACCGCTTCATCGACCCGGTCGACGGCGGCGTGTACCTCTACAGCCAGTTCGAGACGGCCGACGCGAAGCGGATGTTCACCTGCTTCGACCAGCCCGACCTCAAGGCCACCTACCAGATCACGGTGCACGCGCCCGCGTCCTGGAAGGTCATCTCGAACGCGCCCGCCGAGATCACCGGCTCCGGCGAGCACCGCACGCACGTCTTCGAGACCACGAAGCCGATGTCGACCTACCTGGTCGCGCTGGTCGCGGGCCCCTACGCGGAGTGGCGCGACGAGTTCCCCGGCGAGGACGGCCAGGCCCCGATCCCGCTGGGGCTGTACTGCCGCGCCTCCCTCGCCGAGCACCTCGACGTCGAGCGGCTGTTCACCGAGACGAAGCAGGGTTTCGCCTTCTACCACAAGGCGTTCGGGGTGCCTTACCCGTTCGGGAAGTACGACCAGTGCTTCGTGCCCGAGTTCAACGCGGGCGCCATGGAGAACGCGGGCTGCGTCACCTTCCTCGAGGACTTCGTGTTCCGCTCGAAGGTCACCGGCTACCTCTACGAGCGCCGCGCCGAGACCGTGCTGCACGAGATGGCGCACATGTGGTTCGGCGACCTGGTGACCATGCGCTGGTGGGACGACCTGTGGCTCAACGAGTCCTTCGCCACCTGGGCCAGCGTGCTCGCGCAGGTCGGCGGCACCGAGTACACCAGCGCCTGGACGACCTTCGCGAGCGTCGAGAAGTCCTGGGCGTACCGCCAGGACCAGCTGCCCTCCACGCACCCCGTGGCCGCCGACATCCCGGACCTGCAGGCCGTCGAGGTCAACTTCGACGGGATCACCTACGCCAAGGGCGCGTCGGTGCTCAAGCAGCTCGTCGCCTACGTGGGCCTGGAGAACTTCCTCGCCGGGCTGCGCGTCTACTTCGAGCGCCACGCCTGGAAGAACGCCACGCTCAACGACCTGCTGCTGGCGCTCGAAGAGGCCTCCGGGCGCGACCTGTCCTGGTGGAGCGCGCAGTGGCTGCAGACCACCGGCCTGAACATGCTGCGCCCCCGGTTCACCACCGACGACGAGGGCCGGTTCACCGAGTTCACCGTCGTGCAGAGCGGTGCCCGTCCCGGCGCCGGTGAGCACCGCACCCACCGGCTCGCGATCGGCGTCTACGACGACGACCCGGCCACCGGCAAGCTGGTCCGCACCCACCGCGTCGAACTCGACGTGAGCGACGAGCGCACCGACGTCGCGGACCTCGTCGGCGTGCACCGCGGCAAGCTGGTGCTGGTCAACGACGACGACCTCACCTACTGCACGATGCGGCTCGACCCCGAGTCGCTGGCCACGCTGATCGACCGGATCGGCGACGTCGAGCAGTCGCTGCCGCGAGCGCTGTGCTGGTCCACGGCCTGGGAGATGACCCGCGAGGCGGAGCTGAAGGCCCGGGACTTCGTGAGCCTCGTGCTGGGGCGCTCCGCGGAGTCCGGCATCGGCGCGGAGAGCGAGATCGGCGTGGTGCAGCGGGTGCTGTTGCAGACCCAGACCGCGCTGGCCTCCTACGCCGATGCGGACTGGCAGCCGGAGGGCTGGAACCGGTTCTCCACCCGCGTCCTGGAACTGGCGCAGGCCGCCGAACCGGGGTCGGACCACCAGCTGGCGTTCGTGAACTCGCTGGCGTCCTCGGTGCTCGGCGCCGAGCACCTCGAGGTGGTGCGCGGCTGGCTGGACGGGTCGGCACCGCTGGCGGGGCTCGCCGTGGACACCGACCTGCGCTGGCTGCTGCTGCAGGCCCTGGTCGCGCACGGCGCGGCGGACGAGGCGGAGATCGACGCGGAGCTGGAGCAGGACAAGACCGCCACCGGCAGGCGCAAGGCCGAGCGCGCCCGCTCGCTGATCCCCACCCCGGAGTCCAAGGAACGCGCCTGGCAGCGCGCGGTGCACGACGACGAGCTGCCGAACGCGGTCAGCGACTCGATCATCGCGGGCTTCCAGCACCCGGGGCAGCGCGAGCTGCTGGTGCCCTACGTCGAGCGCTACTTCGCGGAGATCGACGAGGTGTGGCAGCGGCGTTCCAGCGAACGCGCGCAGCCGACGGTGATCGGGTTGTTCCCGTCTTGGGCGGTGCGGCAGAGCACCGTCGACGCCGCGGACGCCTGGCTGGCCGCCGAACGTCCGGCCTCGCTGCGCAGGCTCGTCTCGGAAGGCCGGGCGGGCATCGTGCGGGCGCTCGCGGCCCGCGAGTTCGACCGCTCCTGA